One Myxococcota bacterium genomic region harbors:
- a CDS encoding VPLPA-CTERM sorting domain-containing protein has translation MLRNVVTAFAVLLLCIPASAGTLVWENAFADEADISGATVDAATTGDVQVDITTAVVSDQDNGGPGPDQSPFSTNPLYFKAEHATTGNHAGYGFLGFDNTADDPADYLEIRLGFSTPVGGLTFSLLDIDQRSQLGTRDFIDAVIVTYNDGPNVLSNPAFYSLGPNVQVGDEGLGEFEGVAHIADGEATFNGSTDSNIDFDFGTTNVSSVTIRYFTTDDAPANPSGQLMGISDLVWTVVPEPATASLLLAGVIGLAAARRRP, from the coding sequence ATGCTGCGAAACGTTGTCACCGCCTTTGCGGTGTTGCTGCTGTGCATTCCTGCTTCCGCGGGCACTCTCGTCTGGGAGAACGCTTTCGCTGACGAAGCGGACATCTCGGGCGCGACCGTCGACGCCGCCACCACCGGCGACGTGCAGGTCGACATCACGACCGCCGTCGTATCGGACCAGGACAACGGCGGCCCGGGCCCCGACCAGAGCCCCTTCAGTACGAACCCGCTCTACTTCAAGGCCGAGCACGCCACGACCGGCAACCACGCGGGCTACGGCTTCCTCGGCTTCGACAACACGGCCGACGATCCCGCCGACTACCTCGAGATCCGGCTCGGATTCTCGACGCCGGTGGGCGGTCTCACCTTCTCGCTCCTCGACATCGACCAGCGCAGCCAGCTCGGCACCCGCGACTTCATCGACGCCGTGATCGTCACCTACAACGACGGCCCGAACGTGCTGAGCAACCCGGCCTTCTATTCGTTGGGCCCCAATGTGCAGGTGGGCGACGAAGGGCTGGGCGAGTTCGAGGGCGTCGCCCACATCGCCGACGGCGAAGCCACCTTCAACGGCAGCACCGACAGCAACATCGACTTCGACTTCGGTACCACCAACGTGTCTTCGGTGACGATCCGCTACTTCACCACCGACGACGCCCCGGCCAACCCGAGCGGCCAGCTGATGGGCATCAGCGACCTGGTGTGGACGGTGGTGCCGGAGCCGGCGACCGCGTCGCTGCTGCTGGCGGGCGTGATCGGTCTCGCGGCAGCGCGGCGTCGACCCTAG
- a CDS encoding cupin domain-containing protein, whose amino-acid sequence MPNPPAVFRWDALDWDDPLASVPPDKRPPKELVAKARRSKGTRRKRIVRGEGGFFMNRSLMSPGFRVPAHHHDHDELLVCLTGGCVFDDGEMTLGPGDSIVIHAHTRYGFTCGDAGMDFLTIRSGEASVSLDEGADA is encoded by the coding sequence GTGCCGAACCCGCCCGCCGTGTTCCGTTGGGATGCCCTCGACTGGGACGACCCGCTCGCATCGGTGCCGCCCGACAAGCGCCCGCCGAAGGAGCTCGTCGCGAAGGCGCGTCGCTCGAAGGGCACGCGACGCAAGCGCATCGTGCGCGGCGAGGGCGGCTTCTTCATGAACCGCTCGCTGATGAGCCCGGGCTTTCGGGTGCCGGCGCACCATCACGACCACGACGAGCTGCTCGTGTGCCTGACCGGCGGATGCGTGTTCGACGACGGGGAGATGACGCTCGGCCCGGGCGACAGCATCGTGATCCACGCCCATACCCGTTACGGCTTCACCTGCGGTGACGCCGGCATGGACTTCCTGACGATCCGCTCGGGCGAGGCGAGCGTTTCGCTCGACGAGGGCGCCGACGCGTAG